One genomic window of Candidatus Nitrosopumilus sediminis includes the following:
- a CDS encoding collagen-like protein: MSSQPRLEIQGQAPFKQSGVYEAQIAITDSMPSENAIKTKQFSSLWKDNFHLRVRDGVFSETLGSQSNPLPQSIENLDKVWIVVTDLFSSLHSVFDVPLTRSTSKPETKPETKPETKPETKIISDNQKPKRITKANDGPTGPPGDKGPTGPPGPPGDKGPPGPPGPQGPVGIKGSEGPKGSPGDKGATGDKGPQGDKGISGDKGITGDKGITGDKGDKGDKGITGPPGDKGEKGPTGPLGDKGPTGLKGPLGDKGEKGPTGSVGDKGATGLRGVPGEKGDKGPQGPTGDKGLTGSTGPPGEKGPTGLSGVQGEKGIQGGPGPIGDKGPLGPPGDKGPLGPPGPHGDKGLTGPTGPLGDKGDKGPLGPMGEKGNKGVEGPIGEKGPQGPQGPAGSKGLTGVPGPQGEKGDKGSIGPIGEKGQTGPLGPPGDKGPQGPQGSQGERGTTGPPGEKGPQGPQGIQGPQGERGPTGPIGSIGEQGPVGGQGPVGPAGPRGPPGPPGEKGPSGGMSSEQKAIFKDLLEILTNKNIITTEEQIKLMSYLY; encoded by the coding sequence GTGTCATCTCAGCCACGATTAGAGATTCAAGGACAGGCACCTTTCAAGCAATCAGGTGTCTATGAAGCTCAAATTGCCATTACTGATAGTATGCCCTCTGAGAATGCAATTAAAACAAAACAATTCTCATCTTTATGGAAGGATAATTTTCATCTTCGAGTAAGAGATGGAGTATTTTCTGAAACTCTCGGTTCTCAATCAAACCCTCTCCCACAATCAATTGAAAATCTTGATAAAGTTTGGATTGTTGTAACTGATTTATTTTCATCATTGCATAGTGTTTTTGATGTACCTCTAACTAGATCAACATCAAAACCTGAAACAAAACCTGAAACAAAACCTGAAACAAAACCTGAAACAAAAATTATTTCTGATAATCAAAAACCTAAACGCATTACAAAAGCAAACGATGGTCCAACAGGACCTCCTGGCGACAAAGGACCAACAGGACCTCCAGGACCTCCTGGCGACAAAGGACCTCCAGGACCTCCTGGACCGCAAGGACCTGTTGGAATTAAAGGATCCGAAGGACCAAAAGGTTCTCCTGGCGACAAGGGAGCAACTGGTGATAAAGGTCCACAAGGTGACAAAGGAATTTCTGGTGACAAAGGAATTACTGGTGACAAAGGAATTACTGGAGATAAAGGTGACAAGGGTGACAAAGGAATCACAGGACCGCCCGGTGACAAAGGAGAAAAAGGTCCGACAGGTCCGCTTGGTGACAAAGGTCCAACAGGACTAAAAGGTCCGCTTGGTGACAAAGGAGAAAAAGGTCCAACTGGTTCTGTTGGTGATAAAGGAGCAACTGGATTAAGAGGTGTCCCTGGAGAAAAAGGTGACAAAGGTCCACAAGGTCCAACTGGTGATAAAGGATTAACAGGTTCAACAGGACCGCCCGGAGAAAAAGGTCCAACTGGATTATCTGGTGTTCAAGGAGAAAAAGGAATTCAAGGTGGTCCTGGTCCTATTGGTGACAAAGGTCCATTAGGACCGCCCGGTGACAAAGGCCCATTAGGTCCACCTGGCCCACATGGTGATAAAGGATTAACAGGTCCAACAGGTCCGCTTGGTGACAAAGGTGACAAAGGTCCACTTGGTCCAATGGGCGAAAAAGGAAACAAAGGAGTTGAAGGTCCTATTGGAGAAAAAGGTCCACAAGGTCCACAGGGACCAGCTGGTTCTAAAGGATTAACAGGAGTTCCAGGTCCTCAAGGAGAAAAAGGTGACAAAGGTTCCATAGGCCCTATTGGAGAAAAAGGGCAAACAGGCCCATTAGGTCCTCCTGGTGACAAAGGTCCACAAGGTCCACAAGGTTCTCAAGGTGAACGTGGAACAACTGGTCCACCCGGAGAAAAAGGTCCACAAGGTCCTCAAGGAATTCAAGGTCCTCAAGGTGAACGTGGTCCTACTGGCCCTATTGGTTCAATTGGTGAACAGGGTCCTGTTGGAGGACAAGGCCCCGTAGGTCCTGCAGGTCCGAGAGGTCCACCTGGTCCACCCGGAGAAAAAGGTCCTTCTGGAGGAATGTCTTCTGAACAAAAAGCTATTTTCAAAGATTTGTTAGAAATCTTAACTAACAAAAATATAATCACTACTGAAGAACAAATCAAACTAATGAGTTATCTTTACTGA
- a CDS encoding tetratricopeptide repeat protein, with translation MKKPFGRKTKKVKETKSDEIIPQERSLVDIDYNRKKLFKKGVNLMADEKLEEAIEIFEQALRIDPDNVETLMKLGYARFHLDEHAEALKVYDKILEIDVTNPEAWNLKGLVHYEQKNYSKALDAAQKAIETDPTYGMAWYNQACYLSLLNQVPEALEALKRSIEIDVKNARKSIRDKDFMNVRVEEGFKRIEEVVVLESIRQGYHTLGAIVWTTFLDKIDAETALRKLLEKGLIVQNEKRDGLSKIPIYDLADNIAEKLGKEKKGLFGITKKTLPKPVKNLKELSQAIQSVKEAIEEEDIDKTIEIFDVFIDPKKSGEQMIENFFDEHREIRLWKIRLKDRGVDYLIDNKEKMIVLFDNIEGTVTKKLRNEIS, from the coding sequence GTGAAGAAACCATTTGGTAGAAAAACAAAAAAAGTCAAAGAGACAAAAAGTGACGAGATAATTCCCCAAGAACGAAGTTTAGTGGATATTGACTATAATCGTAAAAAATTATTTAAAAAAGGCGTCAATTTGATGGCAGATGAAAAGCTGGAAGAGGCCATCGAGATTTTTGAGCAAGCATTAAGAATTGATCCAGACAATGTTGAAACTTTAATGAAATTAGGATATGCAAGATTTCATCTAGATGAACATGCAGAAGCGCTAAAAGTATATGACAAAATTTTAGAAATTGATGTCACAAATCCAGAAGCTTGGAATCTAAAAGGATTGGTTCATTATGAGCAAAAAAATTATTCCAAAGCATTAGATGCAGCTCAAAAAGCAATTGAGACAGATCCCACATATGGAATGGCATGGTACAATCAAGCGTGTTACTTATCACTACTAAATCAAGTTCCAGAAGCATTGGAAGCATTGAAACGTTCTATTGAAATAGATGTTAAAAATGCCAGAAAGTCAATTAGAGATAAAGATTTCATGAATGTGAGAGTTGAAGAAGGTTTCAAGAGAATTGAAGAGGTCGTAGTTTTAGAATCAATTAGACAAGGATACCACACATTAGGAGCTATTGTTTGGACAACATTTCTAGATAAAATTGATGCTGAAACAGCTTTGAGAAAATTATTAGAGAAAGGATTAATCGTACAAAATGAAAAACGTGACGGTCTAAGTAAAATTCCAATATATGATCTTGCAGACAATATTGCAGAGAAACTTGGAAAAGAAAAGAAAGGATTGTTTGGAATTACCAAAAAAACATTACCAAAACCAGTTAAGAATTTGAAAGAACTCAGTCAAGCAATTCAATCAGTTAAAGAAGCAATTGAAGAAGAGGATATTGATAAAACAATTGAAATTTTCGATGTCTTCATAGACCCAAAGAAATCAGGCGAACAAATGATAGAGAATTTCTTTGACGAACACAGAGAAATAAGATTATGGAAAATCAGATTAAAAGATAGAGGGGTAGATTATCTAATTGACAATAAAGAGAAAATGATTGTTTTGTTTGACAATATTGAAGGAACTGTGACAAAAAAACTCAGAAATGAGATTTCTTAA
- a CDS encoding sulfurtransferase: MTGSGNITTDVDSLRSEIRDKSVRVIDVRREGDYKQDHIPTAVNLPLANLLSDDSPERVLKLVNSLGIDDETSVVVYDDTFGALASRVAWTLEYLGHNDVTLLETTYSHWKSLGLENDSFVPEIQTKEHSMNLQPNILATSDYLETAQTRDDVILIDNRERLNYLEQHIPGAISLPYRTLASNDKILRSKEDMKRLLENRGITGNAEIITYCGSVGTLSGLAYYALKSAGLSNAKLYVRSFKEWKKLEKPTEKQEDASYWDLSAE, from the coding sequence TTGACCGGTTCTGGCAATATTACAACTGATGTAGACTCTTTGCGTTCAGAAATTAGAGACAAAAGTGTTAGAGTCATTGATGTCCGAAGAGAAGGTGATTACAAACAGGACCATATACCAACTGCCGTAAACTTACCTCTCGCCAATCTATTATCTGATGATAGTCCCGAGAGAGTTTTGAAACTTGTAAACTCATTGGGAATTGATGATGAAACATCTGTGGTTGTTTATGATGATACTTTTGGTGCTTTGGCTTCAAGAGTTGCTTGGACTCTGGAATATCTAGGACATAATGATGTAACATTACTTGAAACCACTTACAGTCATTGGAAATCTCTCGGTTTAGAAAATGATTCTTTTGTTCCTGAAATTCAAACGAAGGAGCATTCTATGAACCTTCAGCCAAATATCTTGGCAACATCTGACTATTTGGAAACTGCACAAACTAGAGATGATGTAATTCTAATCGATAATAGGGAGAGGCTAAATTACCTTGAACAACACATTCCTGGAGCTATCAGCTTGCCCTATCGTACTTTGGCTTCAAATGATAAAATTTTACGCTCAAAAGAAGATATGAAGAGATTACTAGAAAATCGTGGCATTACTGGCAATGCTGAAATCATTACCTATTGTGGTAGTGTTGGAACTCTTTCTGGGTTAGCATACTATGCATTAAAATCCGCAGGATTATCTAATGCAAAATTATACGTTCGTTCTTTTAAAGAATGGAAAAAACTTGAAAAACCTACTGAAAAACAAGAAGATGCTAGTTACTGGGATCTTTCTGCTGAATAA
- a CDS encoding nitrite/sulfite reductase produces MTISDLKQSPPDSVKPKINWARIEEADNFAKTVKLFRQGKYDEDSFRRFRLQHGAYGTRMTSDYAMVRIKLPAGEVYPEQIEKISQLSEQYSIGSAHFSTRENIQLHWVILEDVSEIFRGLAEVGLTSREACGNSVRNVMCSPLSGVCPDEEFDSTPYALATARFFLRNPMAQNLPRKFKFNFTCCEKHGMVRIVDVGLIPQIREIDGSLQKGFKIFLGGGLGNKSYVGHQLEDFTPEEDLLYTSIAVLRIFDRLGDRKNLARNRMRYLVNDMGWEKFQNLVLMERAVVRATQSVITQLDVDHSPNEIKRPIRISDESGNDTTPDGYARWLKTNTVKQSQSDYRSVFLTLEAGDITASQLYALADIIRNFSSEGKARSGFNQNIALRYVHEDDLPRLYSKLIEAGLAKSGALTMTAPIGCSGTTSCNLALTNSHRLAKEIQRKFLELKFDEDDDLSDSSIKISGCPNSCGQHGIATIGFFGGGGRVGKNMYANYQMSIGGRSDGDTMLGQTVLRVPAKRVIPVILKIIEIFKENKKSDDTLKSWVHRVVNGNEDSKIKSIADIKKILEPLTIPPTIEDDPDFYLDYGSDTSYHTKTGKGECAA; encoded by the coding sequence TTGACCATATCTGATCTTAAACAATCTCCTCCTGATTCTGTAAAGCCTAAAATTAATTGGGCTAGAATTGAGGAGGCAGACAATTTTGCTAAAACTGTGAAATTGTTCCGTCAGGGAAAATATGATGAAGATAGTTTTAGACGATTTAGACTTCAACATGGTGCATATGGAACTAGAATGACTAGTGATTATGCAATGGTTAGAATCAAACTTCCTGCTGGAGAAGTTTATCCTGAACAAATTGAAAAAATCTCGCAATTAAGTGAGCAATATTCTATAGGTAGTGCACACTTTTCCACAAGAGAAAACATTCAACTTCATTGGGTAATCCTTGAAGATGTATCTGAAATATTTAGGGGTCTTGCAGAAGTTGGATTGACTTCAAGAGAGGCATGTGGAAATTCTGTTAGAAATGTAATGTGTAGTCCATTATCTGGTGTTTGCCCTGATGAGGAATTTGACTCAACACCATATGCACTAGCAACTGCAAGATTCTTTTTGAGAAATCCTATGGCACAAAATCTCCCTAGAAAATTCAAATTCAATTTTACTTGTTGTGAAAAACATGGAATGGTTAGAATTGTGGATGTTGGATTAATTCCACAAATTCGAGAAATAGATGGTTCTCTTCAAAAAGGATTCAAAATTTTTCTTGGCGGTGGTTTAGGAAACAAATCTTATGTTGGTCATCAACTAGAAGATTTTACTCCTGAAGAAGATTTGCTTTATACTTCAATTGCTGTACTGAGAATTTTTGATAGGTTGGGAGATAGAAAAAATCTTGCAAGAAATAGAATGCGCTATCTTGTAAATGATATGGGCTGGGAGAAATTCCAAAACCTTGTTTTAATGGAAAGAGCTGTTGTTCGCGCCACTCAATCAGTAATTACTCAGCTAGATGTTGATCATAGTCCAAATGAAATTAAACGACCAATTCGAATTTCTGATGAAAGTGGAAATGATACAACCCCTGATGGATATGCTCGATGGCTCAAAACAAATACAGTGAAGCAATCTCAATCAGATTACCGCTCTGTATTTCTTACTCTTGAGGCAGGTGATATTACTGCTAGTCAACTCTATGCATTGGCTGACATCATTCGCAATTTCTCCTCAGAAGGCAAGGCTCGATCTGGCTTTAATCAAAACATTGCTCTAAGATATGTGCATGAGGATGATTTACCTCGTTTGTATTCTAAACTGATTGAGGCTGGATTGGCAAAATCAGGTGCATTAACCATGACTGCTCCTATTGGCTGTTCTGGAACCACTTCCTGTAATCTGGCATTAACCAATTCTCATAGGCTAGCAAAAGAAATCCAACGAAAATTCCTTGAGTTAAAATTTGATGAAGATGATGATCTTAGCGATTCTTCAATTAAGATAAGTGGATGTCCTAATTCATGTGGACAACATGGAATTGCAACTATTGGATTCTTTGGAGGTGGTGGACGTGTTGGAAAAAATATGTATGCTAACTATCAGATGTCTATAGGAGGGCGCTCTGATGGTGATACTATGTTGGGGCAAACAGTACTTAGAGTTCCTGCAAAAAGAGTAATTCCCGTAATTCTTAAAATAATTGAAATTTTTAAAGAAAATAAAAAATCTGATGACACTTTGAAATCTTGGGTTCACAGAGTTGTAAACGGTAATGAAGATTCTAAAATAAAATCAATTGCTGATATTAAAAAAATATTGGAACCGTTGACCATTCCTCCAACGATTGAAGATGATCCTGATTTTTATCTGGATTATGGAAGTGATACTAGTTATCACACAAAAACTGGAAAGGGTGAATGTGCTGCTTGA
- a CDS encoding sulfide-dependent adenosine diphosphate thiazole synthase, translating into MQEATVAEQSDKIFTDVREVEITRAIANEFHEVLIDRAESDVIIIGAGPAGLTASRELSNMGYKVLVIEQNNYLGGGYWLGGYMMNPVTVREPAQKIWDELGVPYKKVQEGLYLTPGPHAVSKLIAAACDAGVKFLQLTKFDDLVLKNGRVAGIVVNWMPVSALPRNITCVDPVAFEAKVIIDASGHDSVAVKRLVDRGLAKWKGMEPMYVNDGEEHVVHKTGEVYPGLIAAGMSVTETHGLARMGPTFGSMLYSGKRAAEIAAAKIKELER; encoded by the coding sequence ATGCAAGAAGCAACTGTTGCTGAACAATCAGATAAAATTTTTACAGATGTACGTGAAGTTGAAATTACACGTGCAATCGCAAATGAATTTCACGAAGTATTAATTGACAGAGCTGAGTCAGACGTAATTATTATCGGTGCAGGTCCTGCAGGATTAACAGCAAGTAGGGAATTATCCAACATGGGTTACAAAGTTCTAGTTATTGAACAAAACAACTACCTCGGAGGGGGTTATTGGTTAGGAGGATATATGATGAATCCAGTTACAGTTAGAGAACCAGCTCAAAAAATTTGGGATGAATTAGGGGTTCCATACAAAAAAGTTCAAGAAGGATTGTATTTGACACCAGGCCCACATGCAGTTTCAAAATTAATTGCTGCAGCATGTGATGCGGGAGTAAAATTCCTTCAACTTACAAAGTTTGACGATTTAGTTTTAAAGAACGGAAGAGTTGCAGGCATTGTTGTTAACTGGATGCCAGTCTCAGCATTGCCACGAAACATTACATGTGTTGATCCAGTTGCATTTGAAGCAAAAGTAATCATTGATGCATCAGGTCACGATTCGGTTGCAGTAAAAAGACTCGTAGATAGAGGCCTAGCCAAATGGAAAGGAATGGAGCCAATGTATGTAAATGACGGAGAAGAACATGTTGTTCACAAGACAGGCGAAGTTTATCCAGGATTAATTGCAGCAGGCATGTCAGTAACAGAAACACATGGACTTGCTAGAATGGGTCCGACATTTGGTTCTATGTTATACTCTGGAAAAAGAGCAGCTGAAATCGCAGCAGCAAAAATTAAAGAATTAGAAAGATAG
- a CDS encoding DUF6775 family putative metallopeptidase has product MKISKIVLYDEPTVPEIQLEKIREFISNALNIEVEVKGNFFESIDHDMCKKIATTRIFDLKNPFKVHTPSTEEIQIETQNKDMSNRKEMTLYDGFELQNIISKHIPSIENTLHIILTNKLTATFDQNDFRYHARSLISSNPTIISTAGIIEAPAKPKQYYLDLMTNFSENRVEEVMKKYKGEFLEYHDPRLYEILEGYVLQAILYYKTGEAFCDKKECRLFNAHWQKDLFYSQIENKKICKHHQEIINDFNN; this is encoded by the coding sequence GTGAAAATATCTAAAATCGTTCTATATGATGAGCCTACAGTTCCAGAAATACAATTAGAGAAAATAAGGGAATTCATCTCAAATGCATTAAACATAGAAGTAGAGGTGAAAGGAAACTTTTTTGAATCAATAGATCACGACATGTGCAAAAAAATTGCAACCACAAGAATTTTTGATTTAAAAAATCCATTTAAAGTGCATACGCCGTCAACAGAGGAGATTCAAATCGAGACCCAAAACAAAGACATGTCTAACAGAAAAGAAATGACATTGTATGATGGATTTGAACTACAAAACATTATCTCAAAACATATTCCATCTATTGAAAACACATTGCACATAATTCTTACAAACAAACTTACAGCAACTTTTGATCAAAATGATTTCAGATATCATGCAAGATCTCTAATTAGTTCAAATCCAACAATAATTTCAACAGCAGGAATTATAGAAGCCCCAGCTAAACCAAAACAATACTATCTAGATTTAATGACAAATTTTTCTGAAAACAGAGTTGAAGAAGTAATGAAAAAGTACAAGGGGGAATTTTTAGAATATCATGATCCAAGACTGTATGAAATTCTAGAAGGATATGTTTTACAGGCCATTCTATACTATAAAACAGGGGAGGCATTTTGCGATAAAAAAGAATGTAGATTATTTAATGCACATTGGCAAAAGGATTTGTTTTATTCTCAAATTGAAAATAAAAAAATATGTAAACATCATCAAGAAATTATAAACGACTTTAACAATTAA
- a CDS encoding malate dehydrogenase codes for MISIIGSGRVGTSIAFLCVSHALDDVLLVNRTEDKAIGESLDVSNAIPNTSHFSIHGTSDYSKITGSAIVVITASMGVYLKDRTENMKPQIDMIKEIAQKVRQYCPDAIVLVVSNPLDILTYFFQKEINFSRFKVFGIASSLDTNRFRYLVSEKFSVPQSSIGDALVLGEHGDSMVPIFSRTKVDGKPLLSLIDEKEKSAITTSVRNYWKNLRHYKSRSQFGIAKNTFDVINSIVNDQEVSVPVSVVLEGEYGEVDVAMGVPVLINHSGISKILTVNLDNSEIVLLKKSSQRIRDQINSV; via the coding sequence TTGATTTCAATAATTGGTAGTGGCCGAGTTGGCACTTCAATTGCATTTCTTTGTGTTTCCCATGCATTAGATGATGTCCTACTTGTAAATCGTACTGAGGATAAAGCAATTGGTGAATCTTTGGATGTTTCTAATGCTATTCCAAACACTTCCCATTTTTCTATTCATGGAACATCCGATTATTCAAAAATAACTGGATCTGCTATTGTTGTCATAACTGCTAGTATGGGTGTGTATTTGAAAGACAGAACTGAAAACATGAAGCCCCAAATAGACATGATCAAAGAAATTGCACAAAAAGTCCGACAATATTGTCCAGATGCTATTGTTTTAGTGGTTTCAAACCCTCTTGACATATTGACTTATTTCTTTCAAAAAGAAATTAATTTTTCAAGATTCAAAGTGTTTGGAATTGCGTCCAGTCTAGATACTAACAGATTTCGCTATCTGGTCTCTGAAAAGTTTTCTGTACCTCAGTCTTCAATCGGTGATGCATTGGTGTTAGGCGAACATGGTGATTCAATGGTTCCTATCTTCTCTAGGACTAAAGTGGATGGTAAACCTCTTTTGTCTTTAATTGATGAGAAAGAAAAATCTGCCATTACTACAAGTGTTAGAAATTATTGGAAAAATCTAAGACATTACAAGAGTAGATCTCAATTTGGAATCGCTAAAAATACTTTTGATGTAATTAATTCAATAGTTAATGATCAAGAGGTTTCTGTTCCTGTTTCTGTGGTTTTAGAAGGTGAATACGGAGAAGTTGATGTTGCTATGGGTGTGCCTGTACTGATCAATCATTCTGGTATTTCTAAAATCCTTACTGTAAATCTTGATAATTCTGAAATCGTCTTACTGAAAAAATCTTCTCAAAGAATACGTGATCAGATAAACTCTGTATGA
- a CDS encoding universal stress protein produces MKLFKNILVPFDLSTQSTRAFKVALDIAKCRDSDITLLTCLEGDAWHHKYYDARADAELIKKQKKVSKKYIEKLESLAEKNNISIKTQIITSKSVVNDIVNYAKSRKHDLIVIGSHGRTGFDKLLLGSVANGVSQKTRCPVLIVK; encoded by the coding sequence TTGAAATTGTTCAAAAATATTCTTGTGCCATTTGATCTTTCAACTCAGTCAACTAGGGCTTTCAAAGTTGCATTGGACATTGCTAAATGTCGTGATTCTGACATTACCTTACTTACCTGTCTTGAAGGCGATGCATGGCATCACAAATACTATGATGCAAGAGCCGATGCTGAATTAATTAAAAAGCAAAAAAAAGTTTCAAAAAAATACATTGAAAAATTAGAATCTTTAGCAGAAAAAAATAATATTTCAATTAAAACACAGATTATTACATCCAAATCCGTTGTTAATGATATAGTTAATTATGCAAAATCTAGAAAACATGATCTGATAGTAATTGGTTCTCATGGCCGAACTGGTTTTGATAAATTACTTTTAGGTAGTGTTGCAAATGGTGTTTCTCAAAAAACTAGATGTCCCGTTCTAATTGTTAAATAA
- a CDS encoding HPF/RaiA family ribosome-associated protein — MAEKVPLFVIGLAKDEPANEVLSSKFGSALEKVQQVLPHIIEAKIAVESQNTEGSRTHYEVTATVKTSGDRLIYTESGWDILKIADDLSRKLERELPKHDDKRQRDSIRKKEY, encoded by the coding sequence ATGGCAGAAAAAGTACCTTTATTTGTAATTGGTCTAGCAAAAGATGAACCTGCTAATGAAGTATTATCCTCAAAATTTGGTAGTGCTTTAGAGAAAGTTCAACAAGTATTACCTCATATTATTGAAGCAAAAATTGCAGTAGAATCCCAAAACACTGAAGGTTCTAGAACTCATTATGAAGTTACGGCTACTGTAAAAACCTCTGGTGATAGACTTATTTATACAGAATCTGGATGGGATATTTTGAAAATTGCTGATGATCTATCTAGAAAATTAGAGCGTGAGTTGCCAAAACATGATGATAAAAGACAAAGAGATAGTATTCGTAAAAAGGAGTATTGA
- a CDS encoding CBS domain-containing protein, which yields MDVRDLKLSELISKPITVSPNTTLMKARESILKHKVKRVIVTDKNYPIGVITEKDLAKKIYDLGDKPIKSVKAKEFKPKKMFTLTKENTVKECAQLMKKHRISLVIILNKDKKLEGIVTETNLVTAFLTKGSDLIKISKIMEPDVITAAPSDPILHVESLLLKYGISRIIIKRNQKPVGVITFRDFVPAKIPQWIAESADPKEVQEYKFKKGLEEMHSNQMSYLFPFHATDIMATNPITVEADEDVKNAVTKMIKYNISGLPVVKNGRLVGIITKSDIVSTLAN from the coding sequence ATGGATGTAAGAGATTTAAAATTATCAGAATTAATTTCAAAACCAATCACAGTAAGTCCCAACACAACACTCATGAAGGCAAGGGAATCAATATTGAAACACAAAGTCAAAAGAGTCATAGTTACAGACAAGAATTATCCAATCGGGGTAATTACTGAAAAAGACCTAGCAAAAAAAATTTATGATTTAGGAGATAAGCCAATAAAATCCGTTAAAGCAAAAGAGTTCAAACCAAAAAAAATGTTTACATTAACTAAAGAAAATACAGTTAAAGAATGCGCACAATTGATGAAAAAGCACAGAATCAGCCTAGTAATAATTCTAAACAAAGATAAAAAACTTGAAGGAATAGTGACAGAAACAAATCTGGTTACTGCATTTCTTACAAAAGGTTCAGACTTAATCAAAATTTCAAAAATAATGGAGCCTGATGTGATAACTGCAGCTCCAAGTGATCCAATATTACATGTAGAAAGCTTGTTGTTAAAATACGGAATTTCTAGAATCATTATCAAAAGAAATCAAAAACCAGTAGGCGTTATCACATTCAGAGATTTTGTCCCTGCAAAAATTCCACAATGGATTGCAGAATCAGCAGATCCTAAAGAAGTTCAAGAATACAAGTTCAAAAAAGGGTTAGAAGAGATGCATTCAAATCAAATGAGTTATCTTTTCCCATTTCATGCAACAGACATTATGGCAACAAACCCAATTACTGTAGAGGCAGATGAAGATGTCAAAAATGCAGTTACAAAAATGATCAAATATAATATCAGCGGTCTTCCGGTTGTAAAAAATGGAAGGTTGGTTGGAATAATTACAAAATCAGACATAGTAAGTACATTAGCAAACTAA
- a CDS encoding universal stress protein codes for MTSNNYKKILVPLDGSVYSEKALKRACEFVKIFDSELILIYVVEKSIPVNLLDRKEYLGMLQKFGTKILNNSKVMLSKKGITAKIILKEGNIVSEIEKVAKKEKCDLIIVGNKGLGAVTRFLLGSVSNKLSQSSPCSVMIVK; via the coding sequence ATGACATCAAATAATTACAAGAAAATCCTTGTACCTCTAGATGGATCTGTATATTCTGAAAAAGCATTAAAACGTGCATGTGAATTTGTCAAAATATTTGACTCTGAACTTATTTTGATATATGTTGTCGAAAAATCTATCCCTGTTAATTTACTAGATCGTAAAGAATACTTGGGAATGCTTCAAAAATTTGGAACAAAAATTTTGAATAACTCCAAGGTCATGCTTTCCAAAAAAGGAATAACTGCAAAAATTATTTTAAAAGAAGGAAACATTGTAAGTGAAATTGAAAAAGTTGCTAAAAAGGAAAAATGTGATCTTATAATTGTTGGAAATAAAGGACTTGGTGCTGTAACTAGATTCTTACTAGGAAGCGTTTCAAATAAACTCTCTCAATCTTCTCCATGTTCAGTAATGATTGTGAAATGA
- a CDS encoding universal stress protein: protein MAVKTKKILVPLDGSKNSLRGLDMAIHLARQSQGTITALAIKTVPGIYAIHPLGFLDFNSMKEVKKLLADAKLRAAKKGIMLTGKAIAGDPGYDIARFANNSKNGIDLVVIGARGRSAAKEIFLGSVSNYVLHKSKKPVLVVK from the coding sequence ATGGCAGTCAAAACAAAGAAAATCCTTGTGCCTCTAGATGGTTCTAAAAATTCCCTTCGTGGATTGGATATGGCTATCCACCTCGCAAGGCAATCTCAAGGGACCATCACTGCTTTAGCCATAAAAACGGTGCCTGGAATATATGCAATTCATCCTCTTGGATTCTTAGATTTTAATTCTATGAAGGAAGTAAAAAAACTACTTGCTGATGCAAAATTGCGTGCAGCAAAAAAAGGAATTATGTTAACTGGAAAAGCAATTGCAGGAGATCCTGGATATGATATTGCACGTTTTGCAAACAATTCAAAAAATGGAATTGATTTAGTTGTTATTGGTGCCCGTGGAAGAAGTGCTGCAAAAGAAATTTTCTTAGGTAGTGTTTCTAACTATGTTTTGCACAAATCTAAAAAACCTGTATTGGTAGTAAAATGA